Part of the Corynebacterium canis genome is shown below.
GCCGTTTACCCGGATGCGGCGGCATTCGAACAAGCGCACGGCAGCGCGCCGGAGCCCATGCTGATCAGCCAAGGGGCGATGCTGGTAGCCGCGAATTCGGGGGCGGCCGCGCCGGACGCCTCCGCCGCCCTAACGGGGGTGGTCAAGGCAGCCGAATTTCGCACAAATGAACTGACCGGGCAGCGCTTTATCCACGTCACCCTCGTAGCGCCGGACTTCTTGGATCTGTGCCTACCCGACGGGGATCTGCCCACCCCTGGTAGCATCGTTGCTGGCACGGTTGTTCTTACCGGATCTATCCTGCCGCCAGCCGGCTGCGGCGATTCCTGCGGGAGTTGCGGCGGCGGCTGTAGTAGTGGACATTCATAGCTCACATCACACGCCATGCCTGACCTCAATCCGAAGTACTACAAGCTCATCATCTGGATAAGCTGCGCCGCGCTCGTGCTCACGCTCCGCCTCGAGGGTGTGGTGCTGGCCGCCATCATCATCCTATTGATGTTCGTAGCCAACTCGATGCGCCCCAACCAGAGCGAATCCGCCACGCTGCTCACCTCGATCAAACTTTCTGCGGAAGACATCCGCGACGTGATCGAAGCCTACGATCGCTTCCTCCACGGCAGCGAGCCCAAAAACCTGGCGGACCGCACCCTGCACCGGCCGGCGCTGGCGAACCCGGATTGCACGGACCCGGATATCGAGGCATTTTTCTACCAGCACGATACCGCGCAAAGCTTCCTGCGCCGCCTCGATGCCCGGCTGACCACCGACCTTACGGTGGCCCAAATGGAAGCCCTGCTCGCCGTCACCGACCGGCGGGCCCTAGAGCTCAAAGAGGCATGGGTCAGGGCGCGCCGCGCCGCCGCCCGCTACAAGCCCTAACCCAGCCACTCCCCGACCGCGACGATCCGCGAGGGGCCGGTCAGGGTGGATTCGGCGCCCGCGATGGTCACCGTGACCTCCCCACCGGGCACGATCACCGTCACCTCACCGTCTTCCAGGCCTCGATCCGCCAACGCCGCACGCACGGCGGCCACGGTGCCGGTGCCGCAAGATCGAGTTTCGCCGGCGCCGCGCTCGTGCACGCGCATATGCACCTTCCCACCCTCCAGCTCGGTAAGCACCTCCACATTGACGCCGGCTGGGAAGAACTCCTGATCGAAACTAACGGGCTGGTCGATAGGCAATTCGGCGAGCTGATCGGGGGTCAAACCGGGGAGCACGCACGCCAAGTGCGGGTTGCCCATATCCACCGCCAAGCCGGCAATCGACCGTCCGCCCACGGTGCAGGTGGACACACCGGTGACCACCGGGGTTCCCATAGCCACGCTCACCCGGGCCTGCGTCGCATCCGCATGATGCACCCGCACGGGGCGCGCACCGGCGCGCGTGCCCACGGTAAAGGAATCTCCGTCGACTAGGCCTTCGCGGCGCAGCCAGTGCGCAAACACGCGCACCCCATTACCGCACATCTCGGCGATGGAACCATCGGCATTGCGGTAATCCATAAACCAATCGCTTTCGGAAACACCATCGATCGGCTCGATCACGCCGCGCGCCACCAATGCCCCCGTGCGGGCCACCCGTAGCACCCCATCGCCGCCGATCCCGGCCCGGCGGTCACACAGCAAAGCAACCAACTCCGGAGTCACATCAAGGTTCGCATCCTCGTCGGGGAGGATCACAAAGTCATTTTCCGTGCCGTGGCCTTTAGCAAAGCGAATCATGGCAGCGATTCTAGCCGCCGCATTGCCTCGGCGAAGGGGTCACCATCCGCAGGCAGCCAGATCGTCCGCGGATCCCTCCGGAACCAACTGCGCTGGCGGCGCACGTAACGACGCGTCCCCGTCACGGTGCGTTCAACGGCCTCATCCCAGGTGAGCTCCCCCGCCAAGGCGGCCAACACCTGCGCATAGCCGATGGCGCGGCCGGCGGTGGAATCCGCCACCAGACCCCGTTCCACCAGGCCCTCCACCTCCGCAACAAACCCGGAGGCAAACATTTTTTCGGTACGCTGATCGATCCGCGGATTCAACCACGCCGGGGACGTGGCCAGGCCGAAGATTACGGTGCCCCAGCGGGCCGGGGCGTCGATAAGCGGCTGGCTAGCGGCAAATGGTTTGCCTGTCAGTTCGATAACCTCCAACGCCCGCACAGTACGGCGCGGATCGCGATCTTCGATGATACGTGCGGCCTCCGGATCCACCGCCGCCAATTCCGCATGCAAGGCTTCCACCCCAATCCGGGCAAGCCGCTCCTCCAGGCGCCGCCGCACGTCCGCGTCGGTGGGTGGGAAGCGCCAATCGTCGACAAGCGACTGCACGTACAGCATGGAACCGCCCACCAAAATCGGAGTCTTGCCGCGGCGCCGAATATCCTCAACATCCGCCACCGCCGCCGCCTGATAGCGCGCCACCGAAGCCGGCTCCGTCACCTCCAACACGTCCAATTGGTGGTGCACAATGCCCTCGCGTTCGGGCACGCTCAACTTCGCCGTACCGATATCCATACCCCGGTACAGCTGCATGGAATCGACGTTGACCACCTCGCCGTCCAACGCGTGGGCCAGCGCCAACCCCAACGCCGACTTGCCCGACGCGGTAGGCCCGACCACCGCAATTGGCGTCGGCAGGAAAGAATCATCTCGCACCACACCAATCTAACGAACGCGACTCGCGGAAGCACGGTAATGTGAATCGTTGTACGACCGCATTTCCTAGTAAAGAGTGCACCGGCAGCCGTGACGCGCGGCAAAACATGTAAGGACCTGTAAACAATGACGCATCCCACTCCTAAGCCCGGACCCCGTCCCGGACCTCGCCCAGGGCCCCGACCAGGTGCACGTCCTGCAACGCCAGTGCACCAGAAAAACGATCCCGCAAAATGGGGCCGCGTCGAAGACGATGGGTCCGTATACGTCACCACCGCCGCCGGGGATCGCCTCATCGGATCCTGGCAGGCAGGCACCCCCGCAGAGGGGCTCGCACACTACGGCAACCGCTTCGAAGACTTAAGCACCGAGGTGGAATTGCTGGAGGCTCGTCTACAATCGCACCCGGAAGACGCGAACTCCATCCGCGAAGCCGCCGCAGCTTTGCGCGAAACCTTACCTACCGCCGCCGTAATCGGCGACCTCGACGGACTGGATAAGCGTCTCCACGCGATTATCGACGCCTCGGCTTCCGCAGGCGAACAAGCCCGCGCCGCCCGCGCCGAACGACGCGCCCAAGCAATCGCCCGCAAAGAAGCCCTCGCGGAAGAAGCCGAAACCATCGGCGAAAGCGCCACCGACTGGAAAGTGGCCGGGGATCGGCTGCGCGACATTCTGGAAGAATGGAAAACCATCCGCGGCATCGACCGGAAAACCGACGACGCGCTCTGGAAACGCTACTCCCGCGCCCGCGACGCCTTTAACCGGCGCCGCGGCAGCCACTTCGCCGAACTAGATCGCGGCCGGGCGGCAGCGCGCCGAGTCAAAGAAGACCTAGTGGCCAGGGCGGAACAGCTCAAAGACTCCACCGACTGGAACGAAACCGCGCGCGCGTTCCGCGACCTGATGGCCGAATGGAAAGCCGCCGGGCGCGCACCCCGCGATATCGACGATAAACTGTGGGCCGCCTTCAAAGCCGCACAGGACCACTTCTTTGCCACCCGCAACGCAGCCTCCGAAGAACGCGACCGCGAATTCCTAGACAACGCCGCGGCGAAAAGCGCGCTGATCGAGGAGTACGACGCCAAAATCAACCCCGGCAAGGATCTGGAAAGCGCCCGGCACTACCTGCGCGAACTCCAAGAAAAATGGGAGGAGATCGGCTACGTTCCGCGTGGGCGCGTCCGCGAATTCGAAGACAAAATCGCCCGCTTGGAGCGTCGCGTGACCGAAGCCGCCGAAGCCCAATGGCGGCGGACCGACCCCGAAGCCCAAGCCCGCGCCGCCCAATTCACCGCCAAAGTGGAGGAATTCACCGCCGCCGCGGACGCCGCCGAAGCACGCGGCAACACCAAAAAGGCCGAGCAACTCCGCGCCCAGGCCGCCCAATGGCAAGAATGGGCCAACGCCGCCCTCGAAGCGGTCAACGACCGCTAGGTTGGGTGGTTTTTGGGTTCGGGGTTCGGGTCCGGGGTTTGGCCTGGGATGCCGGGCCCGGCTGCGCCTGGGCGCGGGGTTGGGCCTTAGGTTCAGCTCCGCCTCGGCGCGTGCCGATGGGTTGTGCGCCAGCACCTAGGTAGCCGATGGGTTGTGTGCAACCGCGTAGGTAGCCGATAGGTTGTGCGCAACCGCCGACCTGGGGCTGGTCTTTCTATTCTTCATTCGGGGGTTTAACGAAGAAATTCCGGACGAATCTCGCCCAAAAACGCTGCAAATCGTCTTTTTATTCTTCGTTGAGCACGCTAATGAAGAAATTCAGGACGATCGCAGGTCAACGGCTGCACACAACCTATCCGGCAGGCAGGAGCCGGCGGAGCTTTCCAGATGATGAGGGTTGAATTTTCCCGAACCATCGGCCCCGCCACATCTGCCTCAGGCAGATCTGACACGGCTGGTTCGGCGTCCTGCGGAAACACCACTGGGAGGCGGCCCGCGTGTCGAATCTGCCTGAGCGCGGAGCTCGGCAACCGCTTCAACCCCCAAGTCACCCCAGCGACAATAGGTTGTGCGCAACCGCTCGGGGCTTAGCCAGGCCTAGCGCAGCACTGCATCTGAGGGGCGATGAGTTGTGTGCAACTGCCGACCTGGGGCTGGTCTTTCTATTCTTCATTCGGGGGTTTAACGAAGAAATTCCGGACGATCGCAGGTCAACGGCTGCACACAACCTATCCGGAGCTGCGCACACCCTGAGAATCACCGCACGGCCGACAGGCCACACACATCCACCTCGCCGAGCGAAGGGCTATTCGCTTTGCGGCGACGGGGTTTCGTCGTTCGGGGAATCGGGGCGGCGGGCGCGCTTGCGGCGGGAGCGGCGATCGTCGATGAGCTCGGTTTGGCGGCCAGCAGCAAGAATGCTTTCTTGAACCTCGGCCACGGCGTCATCTTTCTTTTCGGCGACGCGGGCCTCCGCGAGTGCTTTTTGGAATGTGCTGCGGCGCAAAACAACGAACGAATATGCGATTACGACGATGC
Proteins encoded:
- the dapF gene encoding diaminopimelate epimerase; protein product: MIRFAKGHGTENDFVILPDEDANLDVTPELVALLCDRRAGIGGDGVLRVARTGALVARGVIEPIDGVSESDWFMDYRNADGSIAEMCGNGVRVFAHWLRREGLVDGDSFTVGTRAGARPVRVHHADATQARVSVAMGTPVVTGVSTCTVGGRSIAGLAVDMGNPHLACVLPGLTPDQLAELPIDQPVSFDQEFFPAGVNVEVLTELEGGKVHMRVHERGAGETRSCGTGTVAAVRAALADRGLEDGEVTVIVPGGEVTVTIAGAESTLTGPSRIVAVGEWLG
- the miaA gene encoding tRNA (adenosine(37)-N6)-dimethylallyltransferase MiaA, whose protein sequence is MPTPIAVVGPTASGKSALGLALAHALDGEVVNVDSMQLYRGMDIGTAKLSVPEREGIVHHQLDVLEVTEPASVARYQAAAVADVEDIRRRGKTPILVGGSMLYVQSLVDDWRFPPTDADVRRRLEERLARIGVEALHAELAAVDPEAARIIEDRDPRRTVRALEVIELTGKPFAASQPLIDAPARWGTVIFGLATSPAWLNPRIDQRTEKMFASGFVAEVEGLVERGLVADSTAGRAIGYAQVLAALAGELTWDEAVERTVTGTRRYVRRQRSWFRRDPRTIWLPADGDPFAEAMRRLESLP
- a CDS encoding DUF349 domain-containing protein, coding for MTHPTPKPGPRPGPRPGPRPGARPATPVHQKNDPAKWGRVEDDGSVYVTTAAGDRLIGSWQAGTPAEGLAHYGNRFEDLSTEVELLEARLQSHPEDANSIREAAAALRETLPTAAVIGDLDGLDKRLHAIIDASASAGEQARAARAERRAQAIARKEALAEEAETIGESATDWKVAGDRLRDILEEWKTIRGIDRKTDDALWKRYSRARDAFNRRRGSHFAELDRGRAAARRVKEDLVARAEQLKDSTDWNETARAFRDLMAEWKAAGRAPRDIDDKLWAAFKAAQDHFFATRNAASEERDREFLDNAAAKSALIEEYDAKINPGKDLESARHYLRELQEKWEEIGYVPRGRVREFEDKIARLERRVTEAAEAQWRRTDPEAQARAAQFTAKVEEFTAAADAAEARGNTKKAEQLRAQAAQWQEWANAALEAVNDR